TCGATATCATTTTCTGTTCGATAACCGAGACACTTACCAAAGCGCCAGGGTATAGCTGACGATCAAGCGATTCTCGTCCAGATCATTGCCAAAGTTCGAACGTACCGACGCGTTGCGCCATTTAAAGCCCAGGCCTTTCAACGTACCGTCCTGCACCACGTAAGCGATATCGGTGTCGCGCTCCCATTCCTTGCCTTCACCCGCAGCACTGCGCTGTACGTTATCCCCCGAGATGTAGCGGGTCATAAAGCTCAACCCCGGCACACCCAATGTGGCGAAGTTATAGTCATAGCGCGTTTGCCAGGAGTGTTCGTCAACGTTGGCGAAGTCATTGATCTGCACGAAGTTGACCAAGTACGGATCACTGCGTCCGATGTACGGAAACGGATCGTCGCCGCTCATGCGCTGGTAGCCGAAGCCCAGCGCGTGGCCGCCGAGACTGTAGGTAAACATCGCACCGAGCGCCTGGTTGTCGAGGTCACGAAAGTTGCCATCTTCGATGCTGCGCGCATAGCGCACATCGCTCTTGAGCGACTGACCGGCTCCCAGATCCAGCAGGTGCACCAATCCGAGGTAGTTTTGCTGGTAGATATTTTCCAGCTTGCCGTAGCGGTACTGCGCTGTCAGGTTCGGCAAGAATTGATAGTCAGCCCCGGCGAACTGGAACTTGTCGCTTTGCCCGCCGATGCGATTGGCCGTCATGTCCTGGTAGTCAGTGGAATCAACAAAGTTGATCTGCGCGAGTTGACCTGCCGTGAGCTTCAAACGGTCGATTTCCTGCACATTGACCAAGCCGCCCTTGAAAGTTGACGGCAACAGGCGAGTGTCGTTGGAATTCACCACCGGATCCTTGATCTGCAACGTCCCGAGCTTCAGGGTGCTCTTGGACAAACGCACTTTGGCGGTCAGGCCAAACTCGCCATAGCGATCTTGCGAGCCGCCCGACAAATCCGGCGGCAAGAGATTGGTGCCCGCCGTGCCGCCGCCGGAGTCCAGTTTAAAACCGGCCATGCCCAGCGCATCCAGACCAAACCCCAGCGTGCCAGCGGTATACCCGGACTCCATCCGCAACAGAAAGCCCTGTGCCCATTCCTCGGCTTTGTCTCGCGAACCGTCCTGGCGGAAATCGCGATTGAAGTAAAAGTTGCGTGCTTCCAGGCTGCCTTTACTGTCGGCAATGAAATCCGCCTGAGCGGCCGGTGCGCCGAGCAAGCTCAAGCCGAGCAATGTGCCGACCGGGAGGTACAACCGTTGGGTGGAAAGCGAATAGTTCATGCCTGCTCCTGTTACGGACGCGAGCGAGCCCTCTCGGGGGCGTTGCGATCGCGGCCGATGTTTGTCGATTAGCAATGGATCAGCGACGTCTGGGCAGAGCTGCCCAGACGTGTCGGGGTTCAGGATTCGAGTTGCCGACCGCGGGTTTCCGGCAGGCTTAACGCGGCCAGAATCACCACGCCATAGGCACCGGCAGCGAAGATTCCGATCCCCGTACCAATCGGCAACGTTTCGCTCAGCGCACCGATGAACAACGGAAACAGCGCCGCAATGGAACGCCCGGCGTTATAGCAAAAGCCCTGGCCCGAACCGCGCATGCGAGTCGGAAACAACTCGGTCAGAAAAGCGCCCATGCCAGCAAAAATGCCCGAGGCGAAAAACCCCAACGGAAAGCCCAGCCAAAGCATCCAGGTGTTGTCGATGGGCAGTTGGGTGTAGGCCAGAACGATCGCCATGGAGCCGACGGCAAACAGGATGAAGTTCTTCTTCCGGCCAATGGCATCGGTCAGTAATGCACTGGTCACATAGCCGATGTAGGAGCCGACGATCACCATCGCCAGATAGCCGCCAGTGCCGAGTACACTCAAGCCGCGCTCGGTTTTCAGGTAAGTCGGCAACCATGTGGTGATCGCGTAATAACCGCCCAGCGCGCCAGTGGTCAGCAACGAAGCGCGCAAGGTGGTACTGAGCATCCGGGGCGCGAAGATTTCAAAGAAGGCCCAACGCGAATCCTTTTCAGGCTTGGCCTTGCGCTCAATGCAGGCCTGCTCGAAGGTGTCCGACTCTTTGACCAGTCGGCGGATCACCAATACGAATAGCGCTGGCACCAACCCGATCATGAACAACGCCCGCCAGGCCTCTTCCGGCGGCAGAAAGCTGAATAATCCGGCATAGAGCAATGCCGTAAGCCCCCACCCCAGCGCCCATCCGGCCTGCACCATGCCCACTGCCTTGCCGCGATCCTGGGAGCGGATCACCTCGCCGATCAGCACCGCACCCGCTGTCCATTCACCGCCGAAACCAAAGCCCATCAAAGTCCGGGCCACCAGCAATTGCTCGTAGTTCTGTGCCAGTCCGCAGAGGAAAGTGAAGAAGGCGAACCACAGCACCGTCAGTTGCAAGGTGCGCACCCGACCGATGCGGTCGGACAGTATTCCGGCGATCCAGCCACCCGCCGCCGAGGCCAGCAGCGTACAAGTACCAATCATCCCGGCATCGCCCTTGGAAATGCCCCAGGTTGCGATCAGGGTCGGAATGACGAAACTCAGCATCTGTGTGTCCATGCCATCCAGGGCATAGCCGATCTTGCAACTCCAGAAGGTACGCTTTTCATTTTTCGACAGGGGGCCGTACCAACTGAACGGGCCGGTGCGGCCCGAACCTGAAAGCACGTGGTCAGTCATGGTCTTTTCCATGGGAGTTCCTGCGGCAGCAAGCGAAGATGACGGACACGCCTCATTATTTTTTTGTGAAGGCGTTGTCGTGGGGGGCAGACGCAGTGGCTGCGTCGTGGAGCGGATTCTTCGCGCCAAGGCCAAACTGCGTCAAACGGGAAAAAAACGAGGTTATACATAAGAAAATTTGATACCCCCGGCGACGAACTCTGGAGTAACAATTACTGCACCCCCACCACGGTTCTCTGTGGAAAAACAGTGAACGCCCCACCACGAGAACCGCCATGAACCTCAAATTTCTCGAAACCTTCGTCTGGGTCGCACGCCTGCAAAGCTTCAGCCTTACCGCAGAGAAAATGTTCAGCACTCAGGCGGCTATCTCCAGCCGGATTGCCTCGCTGGAAGAAGAGTTGGGCCTGCGTTTGTTCGTGCGCGATTCGCGCGGTGTGTCGCTAACGCTCGAAGGTCTCAAGGTGCTCGACTACGCCGAGCAGATGCTCGAGGTTCAGCGAGCGTTGAAACACTCACTGGATAACACCAACCCGCAACAAGGCCTGGTGCGCATCGGTGTGATGGATACGGTGATCCACACCTGGCTCAGCCCGTTGATGTCGACCTTGATGCAGACCTTCCCCGCCGTGGAAATCGAGATCACGGCCGACGCCGCACGTAATCTGTGCGATCAGTTGCAAAAGGGCTATCTGGACATCGTGTTCCAGACGGACCTGATCCGCCACGAAAGTGTGCGCAACCTCGAACTGGCGCACTACCCCATGCACTGGATCGCCGCCAGTAACTCAATCTATGCCCGCCCCTATACCTCTTTGGCCGAAATGGCCAGTGAGCGCATCATCACCTTCGTTAAGAACTCCCGGCCGCATCAGGATGTACTCAACCTGCTGCACGCCCACGGCATCAGTACGCCACGCGTCAGTTGCGTCAACTCGGTGTCGGCCATGACCCGGCTGATTCGTGACGGCTTCGGTATTGGCGCCTTGCCGGCCGCGCTGGTGGCCAAGCCCTTGGCCAGCGGCGAGCTGATTCAGCTGGAACCAGGCACTCGCTTGCCGCAGCTGGATGTCGTGGCTTCATGGCGCGCCGGCGTCGGCCTGGAATTGATCGAGAGCATCGTCGACATGAGCCGCCAGGTAGTGTCCCAATACGCTGCGGATGTCGGCCCGCTTCGAATGGTTCCGGCACCCGCTCTCAACAACCGACGGACTCTTGAATAACTTTTAGTTGTCCGGGGGTAACAACATTCCTTGTTGGACGCCATCGTCATGGTTTTCTAAAAAGGCTCATCGAACCTGAAGAGATGCCGTGATGAGCCAACCCATCCTGTCTTTCGAACAACTGAAGCACAGCGTTCCGCTGGCTCTGCGCCAATGCATCGCTGCCGGACAATATCAGGGCCACACCAGCGGCCTGGCCCAAGGTCGGGTGCAAGCCAATATCGTGATTCTGCCCAATGATTGGGCTAACGAGTTTCTCCGGTATTGCACGCTCAATCGGCAGGCTTGCCCGGTGCTCGACGTTACCGAACCGGGTGATCCGTATTTTCGCAATCTCGGTACAGCCATTGATATCCGCCACGAGGTGTCCCGATACAGGGTCTATCGCCATGGCGAACTGAGCGAAGAACCGTCGGATATCGAGCATTTGTGGCAGGACGATCTGGTGGCCTTCGCCATCGGTTGCTCGTTCTCCTTCGAACAACCGCTGCTGGATGCCGGCATCGCCCTCAGGCACATCGATCTGGGGCGCAATGTCGCCATGTACCGGACGAACATAGACACCCGCCCTACCGCGCGCCTGAGCGGCAAGCTGGTGGTGAGCATGCGCCCGTTGAAGGCCGCCGCGGCGATCCAGGCGATCCAGATCACCGCACGCATGCCCAACGTCCACGGCGCACCGGTGCACATCGGTGATCCGGCGCTGATCGGCATCGATTCACTCAGCTGCCCGGACTACGGCGATGCCGTTCCAGTCGAAGCCGACGAAATCCCGGTATTCTGGGCCTGCGGTGTGACCCCGCAATCGGTGGTGCAAACTTCACGTCCGCCGCTGTGCATCACCCACGCCCCCGGCTGCATGCTGGTAACGGATGTGTGGAATAGCGCTTTGTAAATGAGCGCGGGCTCGCGTGGAATAGTAATGTGAGCCTTGGATTAGACTGTTTTCAACCTGATAGGGATGCCACGGAAAAACAATGAACACTGCTCAACAATCGATTCGACAGTACATAAAAGCCAAGGACGGTAACCGCCCACATTTGTTACCCCAGGCCTTTGCGCCAGACGCGATCCTGGACATGGTCGTGCACACCGGATCTATCTCGTTTCCACCCCACGTTGAAGGCCTTGGACCGATTGGCGATGTGCTGGTCAGGCGATTCGGCCAGACCTTCGAAAACGTCTATACCTTTTGCCTGGGACTCCCACCGGAACCAGAGGCCAAAACATTCCAGTGCAAATGGCTGGTCGGCATGTCCGACAAGAGCGGCGGCGAAGTCCGGATCGGTTGCGGTCTGTATGAGTGGCAGTTCAGCCCCGAGTCGGGGCTTGTCGAGAGGCTCACAATCACCATTGAGCACATGAAAACCCTGCCGGCGACTGATCTGCACTGCATCATGGAGTGGGTATCGCATCTGGATTACCCATGGTGCAGTTCGCAAGCGTTAGTGAACAATGTTCCTGACATAGACACCCTTGAAGAGGTGATCCAGTACCTTGCGGCCAATACTCCAACCTGCACTTGGCAGGTGTAGAGCTACACAATCAGTCGTATTCAGCTTCCTTGTCATATCCCGCCAGATGCCGTTGTTACTATTGGTCTGCATTCGAGAAGTACAAAACGGCACGCCTGAAAACGCCACTCAATGAGTGGCGTTTTTGGGAAATATGCAGCGCAAAACCCCAAGAAAAACTCGCGGGACCGTGAAGCACCCCTTATTTCATCAGCATCCAGCGCAATACCAATGATTGCGTGGCCTGACCGTGGCTTTCAGAAAAAAACCAGCATCTGTATCGAAAGTTTTCGTTCAAAGCGTGGCGCTTTGCCTTGGTTGAACTACCTTTCAAACAAGAAGAAGACATAACGGTTCGAAATGCCACGTTAGGTTCAGCGATCAGATAGCGAAATGGCAAAAGGAGTTACCTCACTATGGTCCTGACAAGCGTTTACCGGCTCTTTGCGTTGATTGCCGGTTGCTTTTTAGGGGAGTCAGGTCGGCGAAAAGTGCCGTCTTTAGCTGCTGTTGCTTTCGAGCCCGAGCCTATAGTTCGGCTCGCCAGCTCAGGTATCTGGATCACTAAAAACCGTTATAGCGAAGGTCGCTCGTTGTTCCGTCAGAACAGCGTATTGCAGTTGCTTGCATGTAGCACCAAGGAATATTGCCGGGGCCATTAGTCAGGGGTCTGGCGGGGTAGAGGGCCGACCAAGGCCCCTTGTAGTGATCCGAGGCAACCTAGTTAGCCTCAAAGATGGCCTATTCAGCGAGGATGCACTTAATGAGCTATCGTACCGTGCCCGCTTTCAAGCGAATTATCCATGGCCTGTTCTGGACGGGCCTCAGCGTGAACGCGGCTCAGGCCGCGCCGGCCAATTGTTCGCAACTGGACAGTTTGCCGGCAACGTTCGAGGTCGGTCAGGGACTTCAGAACGAACTGCGCGTCCCCGTCGCGGTGACACAGCTG
The Pseudomonas lini DNA segment above includes these coding regions:
- a CDS encoding OprD family porin translates to MNYSLSTQRLYLPVGTLLGLSLLGAPAAQADFIADSKGSLEARNFYFNRDFRQDGSRDKAEEWAQGFLLRMESGYTAGTLGFGLDALGMAGFKLDSGGGTAGTNLLPPDLSGGSQDRYGEFGLTAKVRLSKSTLKLGTLQIKDPVVNSNDTRLLPSTFKGGLVNVQEIDRLKLTAGQLAQINFVDSTDYQDMTANRIGGQSDKFQFAGADYQFLPNLTAQYRYGKLENIYQQNYLGLVHLLDLGAGQSLKSDVRYARSIEDGNFRDLDNQALGAMFTYSLGGHALGFGYQRMSGDDPFPYIGRSDPYLVNFVQINDFANVDEHSWQTRYDYNFATLGVPGLSFMTRYISGDNVQRSAAGEGKEWERDTDIAYVVQDGTLKGLGFKWRNASVRSNFGNDLDENRLIVSYTLALW
- a CDS encoding MFS transporter; protein product: MTDHVLSGSGRTGPFSWYGPLSKNEKRTFWSCKIGYALDGMDTQMLSFVIPTLIATWGISKGDAGMIGTCTLLASAAGGWIAGILSDRIGRVRTLQLTVLWFAFFTFLCGLAQNYEQLLVARTLMGFGFGGEWTAGAVLIGEVIRSQDRGKAVGMVQAGWALGWGLTALLYAGLFSFLPPEEAWRALFMIGLVPALFVLVIRRLVKESDTFEQACIERKAKPEKDSRWAFFEIFAPRMLSTTLRASLLTTGALGGYYAITTWLPTYLKTERGLSVLGTGGYLAMVIVGSYIGYVTSALLTDAIGRKKNFILFAVGSMAIVLAYTQLPIDNTWMLWLGFPLGFFASGIFAGMGAFLTELFPTRMRGSGQGFCYNAGRSIAALFPLFIGALSETLPIGTGIGIFAAGAYGVVILAALSLPETRGRQLES
- a CDS encoding LysR family transcriptional regulator — encoded protein: MNLKFLETFVWVARLQSFSLTAEKMFSTQAAISSRIASLEEELGLRLFVRDSRGVSLTLEGLKVLDYAEQMLEVQRALKHSLDNTNPQQGLVRIGVMDTVIHTWLSPLMSTLMQTFPAVEIEITADAARNLCDQLQKGYLDIVFQTDLIRHESVRNLELAHYPMHWIAASNSIYARPYTSLAEMASERIITFVKNSRPHQDVLNLLHAHGISTPRVSCVNSVSAMTRLIRDGFGIGALPAALVAKPLASGELIQLEPGTRLPQLDVVASWRAGVGLELIESIVDMSRQVVSQYAADVGPLRMVPAPALNNRRTLE
- a CDS encoding putative hydro-lyase, with the translated sequence MSQPILSFEQLKHSVPLALRQCIAAGQYQGHTSGLAQGRVQANIVILPNDWANEFLRYCTLNRQACPVLDVTEPGDPYFRNLGTAIDIRHEVSRYRVYRHGELSEEPSDIEHLWQDDLVAFAIGCSFSFEQPLLDAGIALRHIDLGRNVAMYRTNIDTRPTARLSGKLVVSMRPLKAAAAIQAIQITARMPNVHGAPVHIGDPALIGIDSLSCPDYGDAVPVEADEIPVFWACGVTPQSVVQTSRPPLCITHAPGCMLVTDVWNSAL